From Chitinivibrionales bacterium, one genomic window encodes:
- the pgsA gene encoding CDP-diacylglycerol--glycerol-3-phosphate 3-phosphatidyltransferase, with amino-acid sequence MIPQILTLSRVLVAPVFSYLFIYSFKAEDPALLLWLSVVMLLLVEVSDALDGYFARKLKQVSDFGKLFDPMADSLSRLTVFLGFLISGIIPLWMFLIFLYRDIFVSGLRMMCLMKGLVVSARISGKLKAVIQAIAGFGVVGIQLVNYYKPGMVPEKIAGNPPGFYFMLVAAIFTAYSFFDYYYGNRHVWGGKDEHTSA; translated from the coding sequence ATGATACCCCAGATATTGACGTTGAGCCGGGTACTCGTAGCGCCGGTCTTTTCGTATCTGTTTATCTACAGCTTTAAGGCTGAAGATCCGGCCCTGTTGCTTTGGCTCTCGGTAGTAATGCTTTTGCTTGTCGAGGTATCGGATGCCCTCGATGGATACTTTGCCAGGAAACTCAAGCAGGTCTCAGACTTCGGAAAGCTGTTCGATCCCATGGCCGACAGTTTGTCCAGACTTACGGTCTTTCTTGGTTTTCTCATATCAGGAATTATCCCCCTGTGGATGTTTCTGATTTTTCTGTATCGTGATATTTTTGTCTCGGGTCTTCGCATGATGTGCCTTATGAAAGGCCTGGTTGTCTCTGCCCGCATTTCAGGAAAACTTAAAGCTGTTATCCAGGCCATTGCCGGATTCGGTGTCGTGGGGATTCAGCTTGTCAATTATTACAAACCCGGTATGGTTCCCGAAAAAATCGCAGGAAACCCGCCCGGATTTTACTTCATGTTGGTTGCAGCGATTTTCACCGCCTATTCCTTTTTCGATTATTACTATGGAAACAGGCATGTGTGGGGAGGTAAAGACGAGCATACGAGCGCATGA
- the secG gene encoding preprotein translocase subunit SecG has protein sequence MLLGFFIIFYVFVCIILCLLVLIQSDKGGGISGAIGGGLSGASQLLGSQDTANILTRGTTIFASVFMVLCIIISLFLPRTASKQQGSLLKKRAETQESYSPSSALQGQGEALPIAPEGEGGTTGAAVQEEPSEIAPPQMPKEEGKAAPEGK, from the coding sequence GTGTTACTTGGTTTTTTCATTATTTTCTATGTATTTGTCTGCATTATACTTTGTCTTCTTGTCCTGATTCAGTCAGACAAGGGTGGTGGAATTTCCGGTGCAATCGGCGGTGGCCTCTCGGGCGCCAGCCAGCTTCTCGGTTCACAGGATACTGCTAATATTCTGACCCGGGGCACAACGATCTTTGCATCGGTATTTATGGTACTCTGTATCATAATTTCGCTTTTCCTGCCGCGAACCGCTTCGAAACAGCAGGGATCGCTTTTGAAAAAGCGGGCCGAAACACAGGAATCGTATTCTCCTTCATCGGCATTACAGGGACAGGGTGAAGCACTCCCCATTGCACCGGAAGGTGAAGGGGGAACAACAGGCGCTGCTGTTCAGGAAGAGCCTTCTGAAATTGCTCCTCCTCAAATGCCGAAGGAAGAAGGAAAGGCTGCTCCCGAAGGCAAATAG
- a CDS encoding triose-phosphate isomerase gives MARKVFIAGNWKMNTTPQEAAELARGVVEKVGSVTDVDIAVCPPYTNLWVVAEAIKGSNVKLGAQDVYWEEKGAYTGKVSCAMLKGCGVEYVIIGHSEQRQYFGESDETVNKKIKAALGAGLLPIVCIGELLEERKAGNVEQVLETQTKGAFNGISKEEALKCTLAYEPVWAIGTGETATPDQANEAHAFIRKVLAQIYDDETAQVIRIQYGGSMKPGNAKELLGESDVDGGLIGGASLKPDDFAGIVKPE, from the coding sequence GTGGCACGAAAAGTTTTTATCGCAGGAAACTGGAAAATGAATACGACTCCTCAGGAAGCTGCTGAGCTTGCCAGGGGTGTGGTTGAAAAGGTTGGGTCGGTTACTGATGTCGATATCGCCGTATGCCCGCCCTATACCAATTTATGGGTTGTAGCCGAAGCTATTAAAGGGTCGAATGTTAAACTTGGCGCCCAGGATGTTTACTGGGAAGAAAAGGGTGCCTATACCGGTAAGGTAAGTTGTGCAATGCTCAAGGGATGTGGTGTCGAGTATGTCATTATCGGCCATTCGGAGCAGCGACAATATTTCGGCGAATCCGACGAAACAGTAAATAAGAAAATCAAAGCTGCCCTTGGCGCCGGCCTTTTGCCTATTGTATGTATCGGAGAACTGCTGGAAGAACGCAAGGCAGGTAACGTAGAACAGGTTCTCGAGACTCAGACAAAGGGCGCTTTTAACGGCATTTCAAAGGAAGAAGCTCTTAAGTGCACACTTGCATACGAACCGGTATGGGCTATCGGTACCGGCGAAACGGCAACACCGGATCAGGCAAACGAAGCACATGCTTTTATCCGAAAAGTGCTGGCCCAAATTTATGATGACGAAACGGCACAGGTAATTCGTATACAGTACGGTGGAAGCATGAAACCCGGCAATGCAAAGGAACTTCTGGGCGAAAGCGACGTTGATGGCGGTCTGATTGGCGGTGCATCGCTGAAACCCGATGACTTTGCCGGTATCGTGAAACCGGAATAG
- a CDS encoding HAD-IIA family hydrolase: MKKINGNLKKVLAHKELFLLDLDGTTYIENKLIPGALEFFDTLKQLHKQYIFLTNNSSKSNRDYVDKMTKMNIPVTSDNVFTSGQATAIYLTSGKIHPRIYLVGTHSLRIEFESYGIEVIESPLEEVDFLVVGFDIELNYRKLEDACTLLAMGIPYIATHPDLVCPIKENRFIPDCGSICQMLENATGRKPVYIGKPDKKMITLLCSQRGFSLDTVTMIGDRLYTDIAVGINAGVTTFCVLSGESTREDIEKSEFQPDYVIESIADLNRYLQNDLE; the protein is encoded by the coding sequence ATGAAAAAAATTAATGGTAATTTAAAAAAGGTGCTTGCTCACAAAGAGCTTTTTCTTCTGGACCTCGATGGTACAACGTATATCGAAAACAAACTGATACCCGGAGCCCTTGAATTTTTCGATACTTTAAAGCAATTGCATAAGCAGTACATATTTCTGACAAATAACTCATCGAAATCAAACCGGGACTACGTTGACAAAATGACCAAGATGAATATCCCGGTAACATCCGACAATGTATTTACCTCCGGGCAGGCAACCGCCATCTATTTAACAAGTGGGAAAATCCATCCCAGAATCTATCTGGTTGGAACTCATTCATTACGTATCGAATTCGAGTCTTACGGCATAGAGGTTATTGAATCCCCCCTTGAAGAAGTTGATTTTCTGGTAGTGGGGTTTGATATAGAGCTAAACTACCGTAAACTCGAAGATGCATGCACTCTTCTCGCAATGGGCATACCCTATATTGCAACCCACCCCGACCTGGTGTGTCCAATTAAAGAGAACCGTTTCATTCCCGATTGCGGTTCTATCTGTCAGATGCTCGAAAATGCAACAGGACGAAAACCGGTCTATATCGGAAAGCCGGACAAAAAAATGATAACGCTTCTCTGCAGTCAGCGGGGATTCAGTCTGGATACGGTGACCATGATCGGTGACCGGCTTTACACCGATATCGCAGTCGGTATTAATGCCGGAGTGACAACGTTCTGTGTTCTCTCAGGAGAATCTACCAGGGAAGATATTGAAAAATCGGAATTCCAGCCGGATTATGTGATTGAATCAATTGCCGACTTGAATCGGTATTTACAGAATGATTTGGAGTGA